One window of Nymphaea colorata isolate Beijing-Zhang1983 chromosome 1, ASM883128v2, whole genome shotgun sequence genomic DNA carries:
- the LOC116258727 gene encoding uncharacterized protein LOC116258727, producing MGSRDHPPQGNLSSMVVGPAEPVGSGGADFEAGEVRRDREQYYSRSERFSERQGYGIRAGSGSPLRHRKVDRCYDTEFDHGDAPHRSHGGFRGGRGPGRFREFSPPYGRGRGGRSFGRGLDGLDFGVSSYRGEGMSRNNPNVPPRVGDWICSEPSCGNLNFARRAYCNNCNKLRRDMAPFGPLGSPRGDYPAGPPHPHSLPPHVGGPPMDRGPGREINGYGSPPRGWSRDGFREFVDGMPPPRHGERLPDHRMGREFRDRSDYHHLENEYRGRGRFDGSPREWRHGMGGRWRGRDEFHERDEFFDDRREVYGRGGRRAPSPPSLPDRWVRDSRVRSRSPVRGMKEYNGDPFVGRGREDRRGIGRDRINNSSY from the exons ATGGGGTCGAGGGATCATCCGCCTCAGGGCAACCTGAGCAGCATGGTGGTCGGTCCGGCGGAGCCCGTCGGAAGTGGCGGTGCCGACTTCGAGGCCGGCGAAGTCCGCCGGGATCGCGAGCAGTACTACTCCCGTTCCGAGAGGTTCTCGGAAAGACAAG GATATGGAATTCGTGCAGGTTCAGGGTCACCTTTGCGCCACAGAAAGGTAGATCGCTGCTATGATACTGAATTTGATCATGGGGATGCCCCTCATCGCAGCCATGGTGGATTTAGGGGTGGTAGGGGCCCAGGCAGGTTTCGGGAGTTTTCACCCCCATATGGTCGAGGTAGAGGTGGCAGGTCATTTGGTAGAGGTCTAGATGGGCTGGATTTTGGTGTTTCATCATACCGAGGTGAAGGAATGAGCAGAAATAATCCAAATGTGCCTCCAAGAGTGGGAGACTGGATTTGCAGTGAGCCCTC GTGTGGTAATCTTAATTTTGCACGGAGGGCATACTGCAACAACTGCAATAAGCTTCGCAGGGACATGGCTCCGTTTGGGCCTCTAGGAAGTCCCAGAGGAGATTATCCAGCTGGGCCACCACACCCTCATAGTCTGCCCCCACATGTTGGTGGCCCGCCAATGGATCGTGGTCCTGGAAGGGAAATTAATGGCTATGGATCGCCACCTCGTGGTTGGAGCAGAGATGGTTTCAGAGAGTTTGTCGATGGTATGCCACCCCCTAGGCATGGGGAAAGACTTCCGGATCATCGCATGGGGAGGGAGTTCAGGGATCGATCAGACTATCATCATCTTGAGAATGAATATAGAGGGAGGGGGAGATTTGACGGAAGCCCTCGTGAATGGCGACATGGAATGGGCGGCAGGTGGCGTGGAAGAGATGAATTTCATGAGAGGGATGAATTCTTTGATGACAGAAGAGAGGTTTATGGTCGGGGTGGCAGAAGGGCACCATCCCCACCATCATTACCGGACCGCTGGGTCCGGGACTCAAGGGTACGCAGCAGGTCACCCGTAAGGGGTATGAAGGAGTACAATGGAGATCCTTTTGTTGGAAGAGGTAGGGAAGACAGGCGAGGCATCGGCAGAGATAGAATCAACAATTCATCTTACTAG